In Longimicrobium sp., one genomic interval encodes:
- a CDS encoding TetR/AcrR family transcriptional regulator, whose translation MTDERSAYDEKLESILRTAARIFAEKGYHQASIRDIARATGVSLSGLYYYFDSKEELLFLIQDHAFGTLLASLERNLAGIDEPHRRLRILMENHLRYFIDAKAEMKVLSHESESLSGDFRRRVNEKKRRLTETAMEILRELRPDGGVDLRVATFSLFGMMNWLYNWHRPG comes from the coding sequence ATGACGGACGAGCGCAGCGCGTACGACGAGAAGCTGGAAAGCATCCTGCGCACCGCGGCGCGGATCTTCGCCGAGAAGGGCTACCACCAGGCGTCGATCCGCGACATCGCGCGGGCCACGGGCGTTTCCCTCTCCGGGCTGTACTACTACTTCGACAGCAAGGAGGAGCTGCTCTTCCTCATCCAGGACCACGCCTTCGGCACGCTGCTGGCCAGCCTGGAGCGGAACCTCGCGGGGATCGACGAGCCGCACCGGCGGCTGCGCATCCTGATGGAGAACCACCTGCGCTACTTCATCGACGCCAAGGCCGAGATGAAGGTACTGTCGCACGAGAGCGAGTCGCTGTCGGGAGATTTCCGCCGCCGCGTGAACGAGAAGAAGCGGCGGCTGACCGAGACGGCGATGGAGATCCTGCGCGAGCTGCGCCCCGACGGCGGGGTGGACCTGCGCGTGGCCACCTTCTCGCTGTTCGGGATGATGAACTGGCTGTACAACTGGCACCGCCCCGG